One genomic window of Micromonospora sp. WMMD1128 includes the following:
- a CDS encoding STM4011 family radical SAM protein, translating into MNLSILYRGPLASCNYDCPYCPFAKRRDPPELLRADRAALARFTDWVAATTDVRLSVLFTPWGEALTRRWYRDAMVSLSHLPHVDRVVVQTNLAARVDWLADADAGAAALWTTYHPGQVDRARFLRRCARLAELGIRYSVGVVGLPEHLDEARALRAALPPAVYLWVNAAEGRRYTADEEAVWTALDPHFGHSVRPHLSLGQPCHAGETAVSVLGDGTVRRCHFIAEPIGNLYDGSWRAALRPRACGNAVCDCHIGYVHLKPLGLREVFAGGVLERIPAAWPPRATAPR; encoded by the coding sequence GTGAACCTGTCCATCCTCTATCGGGGGCCGTTGGCGAGCTGCAACTACGACTGCCCGTACTGCCCGTTCGCCAAGCGGCGCGATCCGCCGGAGCTGCTGCGCGCCGACCGGGCGGCGCTGGCCCGCTTCACCGACTGGGTCGCCGCGACCACCGACGTGCGGCTGTCGGTGCTGTTCACGCCCTGGGGCGAGGCGCTGACCCGCAGGTGGTACCGGGACGCGATGGTGTCGCTGTCCCACCTGCCGCACGTCGACCGGGTGGTGGTGCAGACCAACCTGGCGGCCCGGGTCGACTGGCTGGCCGACGCCGACGCCGGCGCGGCGGCGTTGTGGACGACCTACCATCCGGGGCAGGTCGACCGGGCGCGGTTCCTGCGTCGCTGCGCGCGCCTGGCCGAGTTGGGGATCCGCTACTCGGTCGGGGTCGTCGGCCTGCCGGAGCACCTCGACGAGGCGCGGGCGCTGCGCGCCGCGTTGCCGCCCGCCGTCTACCTGTGGGTCAACGCGGCCGAGGGGCGCCGTTACACCGCCGACGAGGAGGCGGTGTGGACCGCCCTGGACCCGCACTTCGGTCACAGCGTCCGCCCGCACCTGTCCCTCGGGCAGCCCTGCCACGCCGGCGAGACGGCCGTCTCGGTGCTCGGCGACGGCACGGTTCGGCGCTGCCACTTCATCGCCGAGCCGATCGGCAACCTCTACGACGGGTCGTGGCGGGCCGCGCTGCGACCGCGGGCGTGCGGCAACGCGGTCTGCGACTGCCACATCGGATATGTCCACCTGAAGCCGCTCGGGCTGCGCGAGGTGTTCGCCGGTGGGG
- a CDS encoding STM4012 family radical SAM protein translates to MVTSTDPSLDGSAYQQYLYAYPHKTSYRPLRPRPRLADVWRAEAREALFLYLHVPFCEMRCGFCNLFTRANAPAEQVTAYLRQLRRQAGQVAEALGDDAGFARAAFGGGTPTYLTADELTELFAIATGTLGAGLPGVPLSVETSPATATPDRLAVLAAHGATRVSIGVQSFLDVEARAAGRPQRRVEVEAALAAIRAARFPVLNIDLIYGIDGQTADTWRQSLDAALAWQPEELFLYPLYVRPLTGLGRRAHARADWDAQRLALYRQAVETLGAAGYRQESMRQFRRADAPTPDGPGYCCQDDGMVGLGCGARSYTTALHYSFDYAVSVTQVRAVLDDYLARPAADFAHAEFGFRLDGAEQRRRWLLTSLLRAEGVDAAAYRARFGRPPSEDFPQLGRLVERGWATDGGLRLTAAGLARSDAVGPWLTSAEVRHAMTGYALR, encoded by the coding sequence ATGGTGACAAGCACCGATCCGAGCCTCGACGGCTCCGCCTACCAGCAGTACCTCTACGCCTACCCGCACAAGACCTCCTACCGGCCGCTGCGTCCCCGGCCCCGGCTGGCCGACGTGTGGCGAGCCGAGGCACGCGAGGCGCTCTTCCTCTACCTGCACGTGCCGTTCTGCGAGATGCGGTGCGGCTTCTGCAACCTGTTCACCCGCGCCAACGCGCCGGCCGAGCAGGTCACCGCCTACCTGCGGCAGCTCCGCCGGCAGGCCGGGCAGGTCGCCGAGGCGCTCGGCGACGACGCCGGGTTCGCGCGCGCGGCGTTCGGCGGCGGCACCCCCACCTATCTCACCGCCGACGAGTTGACCGAGCTGTTCGCCATCGCCACCGGCACGCTCGGCGCCGGCCTGCCGGGCGTACCGCTGTCGGTCGAGACGTCGCCGGCCACCGCGACCCCGGACCGGCTCGCGGTGCTCGCCGCGCACGGCGCCACCCGGGTGAGCATCGGCGTGCAGAGCTTCCTCGACGTGGAGGCACGCGCCGCCGGCCGGCCGCAACGCCGGGTCGAGGTGGAGGCGGCGCTGGCCGCGATCCGCGCGGCCCGGTTCCCGGTGCTCAACATTGACCTGATCTACGGCATCGACGGGCAGACCGCCGACACGTGGCGGCAGAGCCTGGACGCGGCGCTGGCCTGGCAGCCGGAGGAGTTGTTCCTCTACCCGCTCTACGTCCGGCCGCTGACCGGCCTGGGGCGACGCGCGCACGCCCGCGCCGACTGGGACGCCCAGCGGCTGGCGCTCTACCGGCAGGCGGTGGAGACGCTCGGCGCGGCCGGCTACCGGCAGGAGTCGATGCGTCAGTTCCGCCGCGCCGACGCGCCGACGCCGGACGGCCCGGGCTACTGCTGCCAGGACGACGGCATGGTCGGCCTGGGCTGCGGCGCCCGTTCCTACACCACGGCGCTGCACTACTCCTTCGACTACGCGGTGAGCGTCACGCAGGTACGCGCGGTGCTCGACGACTACCTCGCCCGCCCCGCCGCGGATTTCGCGCACGCCGAGTTCGGGTTCCGCCTCGACGGCGCGGAGCAGCGCCGCCGCTGGCTGTTGACCTCGCTGCTGCGCGCCGAGGGCGTCGACGCCGCCGCCTACCGGGCCCGCTTCGGCCGCCCGCCGTCCGAGGACTTCCCGCAGCTCGGCCGGCTCGTCGAGCGGGGCTGGGCCACCGACGGGGGGCTGCGGCTCACCGCCGCCGGGTTGGCCCGCTCCGACGCCGTCGGCCCGTGGCTCACCTCCGCCGAGGTGCGGCACGCGATGACCGGATACGCGCTGCGGTGA
- a CDS encoding STM4013/SEN3800 family hydrolase, translating to MRGLIGSHDLLLVTLDTLRYDVAAELAAAGRTPRLARALPGGRWERRHSPASFTYAAHHAFFAGFLPTPTVPGRHERRYAAAFPGSETAGADTWVFDAADLPTALTGAGYHTLCLGGVGFFNRRSPLGSALPDLFAEAHWEPEFGVTSPTCLDAQLDRLGEVLTRLPAGRPLFTFLNVAALHQPNRHHLPGAEADSRATHAAALEYVDGRVDRLFRLVTGRGRPVFAIVCSDHGTAYGEDGHTGHRIGHDVVWTVPYADFVLHPGAW from the coding sequence GTGCGCGGCCTGATCGGCAGCCACGACCTGCTCCTGGTCACGCTCGACACGTTGCGTTACGACGTGGCGGCCGAGCTGGCCGCGGCCGGGCGCACGCCACGGCTGGCGCGGGCGCTGCCCGGCGGCCGGTGGGAGCGGCGGCACTCCCCCGCCAGCTTCACCTACGCCGCCCACCACGCCTTCTTCGCCGGTTTCCTGCCCACCCCGACCGTGCCGGGGCGGCACGAGCGGCGGTACGCGGCGGCGTTCCCGGGCAGCGAGACCGCCGGCGCCGACACCTGGGTGTTCGACGCGGCGGACCTGCCGACCGCGCTCACCGGCGCCGGCTACCACACGCTCTGCCTGGGCGGGGTGGGCTTCTTCAACCGGCGCAGCCCGCTGGGGTCGGCGCTGCCCGACCTGTTCGCCGAGGCGCACTGGGAGCCGGAGTTCGGGGTCACGTCCCCCACCTGCCTGGACGCGCAGCTCGACCGGCTGGGTGAGGTGCTGACCCGGCTGCCGGCCGGCCGCCCGCTGTTCACCTTCCTCAACGTCGCCGCGCTGCACCAGCCCAACCGGCACCACCTGCCCGGCGCCGAAGCCGACAGCCGGGCCACCCACGCCGCCGCGCTGGAATACGTGGACGGGCGCGTCGACCGGCTGTTCCGCCTGGTGACCGGCCGGGGCCGCCCGGTGTTCGCGATCGTCTGCTCCGACCACGGCACCGCGTACGGGGAGGACGGCCACACCGGTCACCGGATCGGCCACGACGTGGTGTGGACCGTCCCCTACGCCGATTTCGTCCTGCACCCGGGAGCATGGTGA
- a CDS encoding STM4014 family protein, whose amino-acid sequence MRLTVVGNPANRRVAMFTRAVCGAGLPAPDVLPWADVLTGAAPPPAGAVVRVDSAGEDPTVDRLLRGAPTAARHGELVGLAGAYAGLVAGLARVAAGGAELLNAPADVATLCDKRRCHAVLSAAGVPVPAALPPVTGYAALRDAMAAAGWPRVFVKPAHGSSAAGVLALAVGPRGVRADTTVESTPDGLFNSLRVRRLTDESTVAAIVDRLAPDGLHVERWLPKAGLRDRVVDVRVLVVAGRPTHAVVRAARGPLTNLHLGNARGDLAELRAAAGPAAWSAAMETCERVAACFAGSLHVGVDLMFRTGWRRHAVAEANAFGDLLPGVVTDGRDSYAEQVHALTSGRWRQWRAEVAGCAA is encoded by the coding sequence ATGCGGCTGACCGTCGTGGGTAACCCCGCCAACCGCCGGGTGGCGATGTTCACCCGGGCGGTGTGCGGCGCGGGCCTGCCCGCCCCCGACGTGCTCCCCTGGGCCGACGTGCTGACCGGGGCCGCGCCCCCGCCGGCCGGCGCGGTGGTCCGGGTGGACTCGGCGGGCGAGGACCCGACGGTCGACCGGCTGCTGCGGGGTGCGCCCACCGCCGCCCGCCACGGTGAGCTGGTCGGCCTCGCCGGCGCGTACGCCGGTCTGGTCGCCGGCCTCGCCCGGGTCGCCGCCGGCGGCGCGGAGCTGCTCAACGCGCCGGCGGACGTCGCGACGCTGTGCGACAAGCGACGCTGCCACGCGGTGCTGTCGGCGGCCGGCGTGCCGGTGCCGGCCGCGCTGCCGCCGGTCACCGGCTACGCCGCGCTGCGCGACGCGATGGCCGCCGCCGGCTGGCCCCGGGTGTTCGTCAAGCCGGCGCACGGCTCGTCGGCCGCCGGGGTGCTCGCGCTGGCGGTCGGCCCGCGCGGCGTGCGGGCCGACACCACTGTCGAGTCCACCCCGGACGGGCTGTTCAACTCGCTGCGGGTGCGCCGCCTCACCGACGAGTCGACGGTCGCCGCGATCGTCGACCGGTTGGCGCCGGACGGGCTGCACGTCGAGCGGTGGCTGCCCAAGGCCGGTCTGCGCGACCGGGTGGTCGACGTGCGGGTGCTCGTGGTCGCCGGCCGGCCCACGCACGCGGTGGTCCGCGCCGCCCGGGGGCCGCTGACCAACCTGCACCTCGGCAACGCGCGCGGCGACCTCGCCGAGCTGCGGGCGGCGGCGGGGCCGGCGGCCTGGTCCGCGGCGATGGAGACCTGCGAGCGGGTGGCCGCCTGCTTCGCCGGCTCGCTGCACGTCGGTGTCGACCTGATGTTCCGCACCGGGTGGCGCCGGCACGCCGTCGCCGAGGCCAACGCCTTCGGCGACCTGCTGCCCGGCGTGGTCACCGACGGCCGGGACAGCTACGCCGAGCAGGTGCACGCGCTGACAAGCGGCCGGTGGCGGCAGTGGCGGGCGGAGGTGGCCGGGTGCGCGGCCTGA
- a CDS encoding STM4015 family protein, producing the protein MINSHVSSFAGLPVLPFTPGAPLPADPSAVAWRLEVEEFDADPAEFAGLLAAMLDEVPAEAVRAVVVGEWGEAYERPLPVDVLVDAARRWTGLRALFLADLVAEQCEISWLTHGDVTPLLAACPALEVLGIRGAQGLRLEPVRHTGLRELRIESGGLPGTVVRAVGECDLPALHRLDLWLGVADYGGDATVDDLAAVLAGDRLPALRHLALCNAEHADAIAVAVADAPVIDRLDVLDLSMGVLGDTGAAALLAGRPLTHLRRLDLHHHFLSDEVAASVVAALPGVEVDVSDPQTADKHDGRFYYFTAVGE; encoded by the coding sequence GTGATCAACTCTCACGTCTCGTCGTTCGCCGGGTTGCCGGTGCTGCCGTTCACACCGGGGGCCCCGCTGCCGGCGGATCCGTCCGCCGTCGCCTGGCGGCTGGAGGTCGAGGAGTTCGACGCCGATCCGGCCGAGTTCGCCGGCCTGCTCGCCGCCATGCTGGACGAGGTGCCGGCGGAGGCGGTGCGGGCCGTGGTGGTGGGCGAGTGGGGCGAGGCGTACGAACGCCCGTTGCCGGTGGACGTGCTTGTCGACGCGGCGCGGCGGTGGACCGGGCTGCGGGCGCTGTTCCTCGCCGACCTGGTCGCCGAGCAGTGCGAGATCTCCTGGCTCACCCACGGGGACGTCACCCCGCTGCTGGCGGCCTGCCCGGCGCTGGAGGTGCTGGGCATCCGCGGCGCCCAGGGCCTGCGGCTGGAGCCGGTCCGGCACACCGGGCTGCGCGAGCTGCGCATCGAGTCGGGCGGCCTGCCGGGCACGGTGGTGCGCGCGGTCGGGGAGTGCGACCTGCCGGCGCTGCACCGGCTCGACCTGTGGCTCGGCGTCGCCGACTACGGCGGTGACGCCACCGTCGACGACCTGGCGGCGGTGCTGGCCGGCGACCGGCTCCCGGCGCTGCGGCACCTCGCGTTGTGCAACGCGGAGCACGCCGACGCGATCGCCGTCGCGGTGGCCGACGCGCCGGTCATCGACCGGTTGGACGTCCTCGACCTGTCCATGGGCGTGCTGGGCGACACCGGCGCGGCGGCGCTGCTGGCCGGTCGGCCGCTGACCCACCTGCGCCGGCTCGACCTGCACCACCACTTCCTGTCCGACGAGGTGGCCGCGTCGGTGGTCGCCGCGCTGCCGGGCGTCGAGGTGGACGTCTCCGACCCGCAGACCGCCGACAAGCACGACGGCCGGTTCTACTACTTCACCGCGGTCGGGGAATGA
- a CDS encoding endo-1,4-beta-xylanase, whose protein sequence is MRPTRALLSTGLLAGVLAAGMAVALAPTASAGTTLRASAAEKGRYFGAAVATNKLSDNTYVTVLNREFNSVVAENEMKWDATESQQGRFNYSGGDRLVSHARANGMSVRGHALLWHQQQPGWAQGMSGSALRNAAINHVTQVATHFKGQIYAWDVVNEAFADGGSGGRRDSNLQRTGNDWIEAAFRAARAADPGAKLCYNDYNTDGINAKSTGVYNMVRDFKSRGVPIDCVGFQSHLGTTIPGDYQANLQRFADLGVDVQITELDVMTGGNQANIFGTVTRSCLAVSRCTGITVWGVRDCDSWRGSDNALLFDCSGNKKAAYTSVLNALNAGGTNTPPPNTTTPPPPNQTTPPPSSGGCSASVTLNSWTGGFVASVKVTAGSGGTRGWTVSLTLPGGASVTNTWSATASGSTGTVRFANVDYNGQLSAGQSAEFGFQGNGSASGITPTCSAS, encoded by the coding sequence ATGAGACCCACGAGAGCCCTGCTGTCCACCGGCCTGCTGGCCGGGGTGCTCGCCGCCGGCATGGCGGTGGCCCTGGCCCCCACCGCCAGCGCCGGCACCACCCTGCGCGCGTCGGCGGCCGAGAAGGGCCGCTACTTCGGCGCGGCGGTCGCCACCAACAAGCTGTCCGACAACACGTACGTGACGGTGCTGAACCGTGAGTTCAACTCCGTGGTGGCCGAGAACGAGATGAAGTGGGACGCCACCGAGTCCCAGCAGGGGCGGTTCAACTACTCCGGCGGCGACCGGCTGGTCAGCCACGCCCGGGCGAACGGGATGAGCGTCCGCGGCCACGCCCTGCTCTGGCACCAGCAGCAGCCGGGCTGGGCGCAGGGCATGTCCGGCTCCGCGTTGCGCAACGCGGCGATCAACCACGTCACCCAGGTGGCCACCCACTTCAAGGGCCAGATCTACGCCTGGGACGTGGTGAACGAGGCGTTCGCCGACGGCGGCAGCGGTGGGCGTCGCGACTCCAACCTCCAGCGCACCGGCAACGACTGGATCGAGGCGGCCTTCCGGGCCGCGCGGGCCGCGGACCCGGGCGCGAAGCTCTGCTACAACGACTACAACACCGACGGCATCAACGCGAAGTCGACGGGCGTCTACAACATGGTGCGGGACTTCAAGTCCCGTGGCGTGCCGATCGACTGCGTCGGCTTCCAGTCGCACCTGGGCACCACGATCCCCGGTGACTACCAGGCCAACCTCCAGCGCTTCGCCGACCTCGGCGTGGACGTGCAGATCACCGAGCTGGACGTGATGACCGGCGGGAACCAGGCCAACATCTTCGGCACGGTCACCCGCTCCTGCCTGGCGGTGTCGCGTTGCACCGGCATCACCGTGTGGGGCGTGCGGGACTGCGACTCGTGGCGTGGCTCGGACAACGCGCTGCTCTTCGACTGCTCCGGCAACAAGAAGGCCGCGTACACGTCGGTGCTGAACGCGCTGAACGCGGGCGGCACCAACACGCCGCCGCCGAACACGACCACGCCGCCGCCGCCGAACCAGACCACGCCGCCGCCGAGCAGTGGTGGTTGTTCGGCGTCGGTGACGCTGAACTCGTGGACCGGTGGTTTCGTGGCTTCGGTGAAGGTGACGGCCGGTTCCGGTGGTACCCGGGGTTGGACGGTCAGCCTGACGTTGCCGGGTGGCGCGAGTGTCACCAACACGTGGAGCGCGACCGCCAGTGGCAGCACCGGCACGGTGCGGTTCGCGAACGTGGACTACAACGGCCAGCTCAGCGCCGGCCAGAGCGCCGAGTTCGGGTTCCAGGGCAACGGCAGCGCGTCGGGCATCACGCCCACCTGCTCCGCCAGCTGA
- a CDS encoding PHB depolymerase family esterase: MRAKIALLAAVLATVLTTAVAVVTAAGPASAAALTQVTNFGTNPTNLQMHLYVPDRLPARPALLLVLHYCTGSGPAMHTGSGYSPLADRYGFIVIYPSVTRSSKCWDVSSPQALRRGGGSDPVGLKSMIDYVTSRYPVDPARIGVAGASSGAMMTNVMAGVYPDVFHAGVSSSGVPYGCFATTNGSEWNSDCSGGRITKTPQQWGDLVRNAYPGYTGRRPRMQIWHGTTDTTLSYVNFGEQIKQWTNVLGVSQTPSMTDYPQASATRTRYGGTGGMPPVEAISLQGYGHSIPFDAAQAVRFLGFDGTGATTPPPSPTTPPPSPTTPPPSPTTPPPSTTSPPPSTGGCSASVSVNSWPGGFVASVKVTAGSGGTRGWTVSLTLPGGASVTNTWSATASGSTGTVRFANVDYNGQLGAGQSAEFGFQGNGSASGLTPTCAAS, encoded by the coding sequence ATGAGAGCGAAGATCGCGCTGCTCGCGGCCGTGCTGGCGACGGTCCTGACGACGGCGGTCGCCGTCGTCACCGCCGCCGGCCCGGCGTCCGCCGCCGCGCTCACCCAGGTCACCAACTTCGGCACCAACCCGACGAACCTTCAGATGCACCTGTACGTGCCGGACCGGCTCCCGGCCCGGCCGGCCCTGCTGCTGGTCCTGCACTACTGCACCGGCAGCGGTCCGGCGATGCACACCGGTTCCGGCTACAGCCCGTTGGCCGACCGCTACGGGTTCATCGTGATCTACCCGTCGGTCACCCGCAGCAGCAAGTGCTGGGACGTGTCGTCGCCGCAGGCGCTGCGGCGCGGTGGCGGCAGCGACCCGGTCGGTCTCAAGTCGATGATCGACTACGTGACGAGCCGCTACCCGGTCGACCCGGCCCGCATCGGCGTCGCCGGCGCGTCGTCCGGCGCGATGATGACCAACGTGATGGCCGGCGTGTACCCGGACGTGTTCCACGCCGGGGTCAGCTCGTCCGGTGTGCCGTACGGCTGCTTCGCCACCACCAACGGCTCGGAGTGGAACAGCGACTGCTCCGGCGGGCGGATCACCAAGACCCCGCAGCAGTGGGGCGACCTGGTCCGCAACGCCTACCCCGGTTACACCGGCCGGCGGCCCCGGATGCAGATCTGGCACGGCACCACGGACACCACGCTCAGCTACGTCAACTTCGGCGAGCAGATCAAGCAGTGGACGAACGTGTTGGGCGTGTCGCAGACGCCGAGCATGACCGACTATCCGCAGGCCAGCGCCACCCGGACCCGCTACGGCGGCACCGGTGGCATGCCGCCGGTGGAGGCGATCAGCCTCCAGGGCTACGGCCACTCGATCCCGTTCGACGCCGCCCAGGCGGTGCGGTTCCTCGGTTTCGACGGCACCGGCGCGACCACGCCGCCGCCGAGCCCGACGACCCCGCCGCCGAGCCCGACCACGCCGCCGCCGAGTCCCACCACGCCGCCGCCGAGCACGACGTCCCCGCCGCCGAGCACGGGTGGTTGTTCGGCGTCGGTGTCGGTGAACTCGTGGCCCGGCGGTTTCGTGGCTTCGGTGAAGGTGACGGCCGGTTCCGGTGGTACCCGGGGTTGGACGGTCAGCCTGACGTTGCCGGGTGGCGCGAGTGTCACCAACACGTGGAGCGCGACCGCCAGTGGCAGCACCGGCACGGTGCGGTTCGCGAACGTGGACTACAACGGCCAGCTCGGCGCCGGCCAGAGCGCCGAGTTCGGGTTCCAGGGCAACGGCAGCGCGTCGGGCCTGACCCCGACCTGCGCGGCTTCCTGA
- the chvE gene encoding multiple monosaccharide ABC transporter substrate-binding protein: MRRRFLAALGGVAIAVSMAACSGDGAGGGEDKSSAKPSDLTIGVSMPTQTSERWIADGNSVKEKLQAKGYKVDLQYAGDEIPTQSQQIDQMITQGADVLVIAPIDGTALSGQLQAAAAAKIPVISYDRLIRNSPNVDFYVSFDNYKVGVAQANALLVGLGLQNKDGSKGSATGPFNVELFAGSLDDNNAHFFYNGAMDTLKPYFDAGTLKVKSGQTKIEQMAILRWQQETAQKRMEDLLTSSYNDGTKIDGVLSPFDGISRGIITALQNAGYRGGAKKMPVITGQDAEVASVKLINDGVQSSTVFKDTRLLAEQAVAAAESFLKKEEPKANDTKAYDNGVKVVPAFLLPVQTVYKEDIKSALIDSGYLTEQEVAAGRAG, from the coding sequence GTGCGCAGACGATTTCTGGCCGCGCTGGGCGGCGTCGCGATCGCCGTCAGCATGGCCGCGTGCAGCGGTGACGGCGCGGGTGGCGGCGAGGACAAGAGCTCGGCCAAGCCCAGCGACCTGACGATCGGCGTGTCGATGCCGACCCAGACGTCGGAGCGGTGGATCGCCGACGGCAACTCGGTGAAGGAGAAGCTCCAGGCCAAGGGCTACAAGGTCGACCTGCAGTACGCCGGGGACGAGATCCCCACCCAGTCGCAGCAGATCGACCAGATGATCACGCAGGGCGCGGACGTGCTGGTGATCGCCCCGATCGACGGCACCGCGCTCAGCGGTCAGCTCCAGGCCGCCGCGGCGGCGAAGATCCCGGTCATCTCCTACGACCGGCTCATCCGCAACAGCCCCAACGTCGACTTCTACGTCAGCTTCGACAACTACAAGGTCGGCGTGGCGCAGGCCAACGCGCTCCTGGTCGGCCTCGGGCTGCAGAACAAGGACGGCTCGAAGGGCAGCGCGACCGGTCCGTTCAACGTGGAGCTGTTCGCCGGCTCGCTCGACGACAACAACGCCCACTTCTTCTACAACGGCGCGATGGACACGCTCAAACCGTACTTCGACGCCGGCACGCTGAAGGTGAAGTCGGGTCAGACGAAGATCGAGCAGATGGCCATCCTGCGCTGGCAGCAGGAGACCGCGCAGAAGCGGATGGAGGACCTGCTCACCTCCAGCTACAACGACGGCACCAAGATCGACGGCGTGCTGTCGCCGTTCGACGGCATCTCCCGGGGCATCATCACCGCCCTGCAGAACGCCGGCTACCGCGGCGGGGCCAAGAAGATGCCGGTGATCACCGGCCAGGACGCCGAGGTCGCCTCGGTCAAGCTCATCAACGACGGCGTCCAGAGCTCGACCGTCTTCAAGGACACCCGTCTGCTCGCCGAACAGGCCGTGGCCGCCGCCGAGTCGTTCCTCAAGAAGGAGGAACCCAAGGCGAACGACACCAAGGCGTACGACAACGGTGTCAAGGTCGTGCCCGCGTTCCTGCTGCCGGTGCAGACCGTCTACAAGGAAGACATCAAGTCGGCGCTGATCGACTCCGGCTACCTGACCGAGCAGGAAGTCGCCGCCGGCCGGGCCGGCTGA
- the mmsA gene encoding multiple monosaccharide ABC transporter ATP-binding protein, whose product MSDHILEMRNITKTFPGVAALQDVSLAVRRGEIHAICGENGAGKSTLMKVLSGVYPTGSYDGEIVLDGKPVEFRGIRDSESRGVVIIHQELALVPYLSIAENIFLGNERRGRSGLIDWHRTNAEATALLRSVGLDENPLTPVIQLGVGKQQLVEIAKALSKKVRLLILDEPTAALNEVDSAHLLDLLRRLRDQGITCIMISHKLGEITAIADSTTVIRDGRTVETLDMSDGTATQERIIRGMVGRDLAAFYPTRTSTPGDEVLRIEDWTVRHPTQDRLVVDRASLSVRAGEVVGIAGLMGAGRTELAMSVFGRAYGRDISGRIFVNGREVRTRTVAEAIANGIAYATEDRKHYGLNLIDDVRGNISAAALGKLARNGWIDGNEEIKVAEQGRREMNIKAPTVMSVVGKLSGGNQQKVVLAKWLFTDPDVLILDEPTRGIDVGAKFEIYTIVNRLVAAGKAVVIISSELPELLGMCDRIYTLAAGRITGELPVGEATQENLMELMTKDRDLVG is encoded by the coding sequence ATGAGCGATCACATCCTCGAAATGCGGAACATCACGAAGACCTTTCCCGGAGTGGCCGCGCTCCAGGACGTCTCGCTCGCCGTCCGGCGCGGCGAGATCCACGCGATCTGCGGCGAGAACGGCGCCGGCAAGTCCACCCTGATGAAGGTGCTGTCCGGGGTGTACCCGACCGGCAGCTACGACGGCGAGATCGTCCTCGACGGCAAGCCGGTCGAGTTCCGGGGCATCCGGGACAGCGAGTCCCGCGGCGTCGTCATCATCCACCAGGAGCTGGCGCTGGTGCCGTACCTGTCGATCGCGGAGAACATCTTCCTCGGCAACGAGCGGCGCGGTCGCAGCGGGCTGATCGACTGGCACCGCACCAACGCCGAGGCCACGGCGCTGCTGCGGTCGGTCGGGCTGGACGAGAACCCGTTGACCCCGGTCATCCAACTGGGCGTGGGCAAGCAGCAGCTGGTGGAGATCGCCAAGGCGCTGTCCAAGAAGGTGCGGCTGCTGATCCTGGACGAGCCGACCGCGGCGCTGAACGAGGTCGACTCGGCGCACCTGCTGGACCTGCTGCGCCGGCTGCGGGACCAGGGCATCACCTGCATCATGATCTCCCACAAGCTCGGTGAGATCACCGCGATCGCGGACTCGACCACGGTGATCCGGGACGGCCGGACGGTCGAGACGCTCGACATGAGCGACGGCACGGCGACCCAGGAGCGGATCATCCGTGGCATGGTCGGCCGCGACCTCGCCGCGTTCTATCCGACCCGCACCTCGACGCCCGGCGACGAGGTGCTGCGGATCGAGGACTGGACGGTGCGCCATCCGACCCAGGACCGGCTGGTGGTCGACCGGGCCTCGCTCTCGGTCCGCGCCGGCGAGGTGGTCGGCATCGCCGGGCTGATGGGCGCCGGCCGCACCGAGCTGGCGATGAGCGTGTTCGGCCGCGCGTACGGCCGGGACATCTCCGGCCGGATCTTCGTCAACGGCCGCGAGGTGCGGACCAGGACGGTGGCCGAGGCGATCGCCAACGGCATCGCGTACGCGACCGAGGACCGCAAGCACTACGGCCTCAACCTGATCGACGACGTGCGGGGCAACATCTCGGCCGCGGCGCTGGGCAAGCTCGCGCGCAACGGCTGGATCGACGGCAACGAGGAGATCAAGGTCGCCGAGCAGGGCCGGCGCGAGATGAACATCAAGGCGCCCACCGTCATGTCGGTGGTGGGCAAGCTCTCCGGCGGCAACCAGCAGAAGGTCGTGCTGGCGAAGTGGCTGTTCACCGACCCGGACGTGTTGATCCTCGACGAGCCGACCCGGGGCATCGACGTCGGCGCGAAGTTCGAGATCTACACGATCGTCAACCGCCTGGTGGCGGCCGGGAAGGCCGTCGTCATCATCTCCTCCGAGCTGCCCGAGCTGCTCGGCATGTGCGACCGCATCTACACCCTGGCGGCCGGTCGGATCACCGGGGAGTTGCCGGTGGGCGAGGCCACCCAGGAGAACCTGATGGAACTCATGACCAAGGACAGGGATCTCGTCGGATGA